The following are encoded in a window of Alosa sapidissima isolate fAloSap1 chromosome 10, fAloSap1.pri, whole genome shotgun sequence genomic DNA:
- the nr1d2a gene encoding nuclear receptor subfamily 1 group D member 2a, which yields MESTKLGGVIAYIRSSGSSLCPEACLSDSSSSSTGSSSNSSSPSSSPSLSSMPGRGGPSKHAQSRSPTSEKTGAHPSTAKSGITKLNGMVLLCKVCGDVASGFHYGVHACEGCKGFFRRSIQQNIQYKKCLKAESCTIVRINRNRCQQCRFKKCLSVGMSRDAVRFGRIPKREKQRMLLEMQNAMNNMMTNSQLHHMLHGTQATSCPTEPIPIPSTTSRPSPSPSASSSSSPSSSASSSSSAPSSPQSVSADSESNVPMDTSLSSASSCASDSGEEDAVTGGNSGSAAPQDGMFAFEQERPAGSSVSPARGSPSLGLAEQLSQSSMEETSEYASRCQDNVAATSPKSYQPVYHTQLPQSWAYREERTHSALQQQQLNSAPSGTYAANTQSSYHYSHSVNGHAPPMRHLVCPMNTSPVVDPRLPSHEVWEEFSMSFTPAVKEVVEFAKRIPGFQDLSQHDQVSLLKAGTFEVLMVRFASLFDINERTVTFMSGRKYSLEALRSMGAGELLNSMFEFSEKLLSLHLSEDEMSLFTAVVLVSADRSGIEDMNSVEVLQDNLIRALRGLITKNHANEAAVFTKLLLKLPDLRSLNNLHSEALLAFKVHP from the exons ATGGAATCAACTAAACTTG GGGGCGTTATAGCCTACATTCGTTCCTCTGGTTCTTCTCTCTGCCCTGAGGCTTGCTTGAGTGacagctccagcagcagcacaggcagcagtagcaacagcagcagcccatcgtcctccccctctctctcgtcgATGCCCGGACGGGGGGGACCCTCCAAGCATGCCCAGTCCCGAAGCCCCACCTCTGAGAAGACAGGGGCACACCCCTCCACTGCCAAGAGCGGCATAACAA AGCTCAATGGTATGGTTTTGCTATGCAAAGTGTGTGGAGACGTGGCCTCAGGATTTCACTATGGAGTGCATGCCTGTGAAGGCTGCAAG GGCTTCTTCAGAAGGAGCATCCAGCAGAACATTCAGTATAAGAAGTGTCTGAAGGCCGAGAGCTGCACCATCGTGCGCATCAACCGCAACCGCTGCCAACAGTGCAGGTTTAAGAAGTGCTTATCAGTTGGCATGTCAAGAGATG CTGTCCGATTTGGCCGCATCCCCAAACGGGAAAAGCAGCGCATGCTCCTGGAGATGCAGAACGCCATGAACAACATGATGACAAACAGCCAGCTGCACCACATGCTCCACGGCACCCAGGCGACGTCCTGCCCGACGGagcccatccccatccccagcaCCACCTCAcggccctctccctctccctctgcctcctcctcctcctcaccctcttcCTCGGCGTCCTCCTCCTCATCGGCCCCTTCTTCGCCGCAGAGTGTGTCTGCTGACTCCGAGTCCAATGTTCCCATGGACACCTCCCTGAGCTCTGCGTCCTCCTGCGCGTCAGACAGCGGCGAGGAGGACGCCGTCACCGGCGGCAACAGCGGCAGCGCGGCGCCTCAGGATGGCATGTTTGCCTTCGAGCAGGAGAGGCCAGCTGGCTCGTCCGTCTCCCCCGCCCGAGGCTCCCCGTCGCTGGGGCTAGCCGAGCAGCTGAGCCAGAGCAGCATGGAGGAGACCTCCGAGTACGCGAGCCGCTGCCAGGACAACGTGGCGGCCACCTCGCCCAAGAGCTATCAACCCGTCTACCACACGCAGCTTCCTCAGAGCTGGGCctacagagaagagaggacCCACTCAGccttgcagcagcagcagctcaacAGCGCCCCCAGTGGCACATATGCAGCCAACACCCAGAGCTCTTATCACTATAGCCACAGCGTGAACGGGCACGCACCACCTATGAGGCATCTG GTATGCCCCATGAACACCTCCCCCGTGGTGGACCCACGCCTGCCCAGTCATGAAGTCTGGGAGGAATTTTCCATGAGTTTCACCCCCGCTGTGAAGGAGGTGGTGGAATTTGCCAAGCGAATTCCAGGATTCCAGGACCTATCACAGCATGACCAAGTCAGCCTTCTTAAGGCCGGCACCTTTGAG GTGCTTATGGTGCGCTTCGCCTCGCTGTTCGACATTAATGAACGCACCGTGACTTTCATGAGTGGCCGGAAGTATAGCCTGGAGGCTCTGCGCTCCATGGGCGCTGGCGAGCTCCTCAACTCCATGTTCGAGTTCAGTGAGAAGCTACTGTCGCTGCATCTGAGCGAGGACGAGATGAGCCTCTTCACCGCCGTGGTGCTAGTGTCGGCAG ATCGTTCAGGCATTGAGGATATGAACTCTGTGGAGGTGCTCCAGGACAACCTCATCCGAGCACTTAGAGGTCTGATCACAAAGAACCACGCCAACGAGGCTGCAGTCTTCACCAAGCTACTCCTCAAACTGCCTGACCTCCGTTCGCTCAACAACTTGCACTCCGAGGCACTCTTGGCCTTTAAGGTCCACCCATGA